ATGTGGCTCACCAATGGTATTCAAATTAGGAAGATTTGGAAAATTTATGGCGTGTTCAAATTTCCCAGACTGTAGAAACACAAAAACGATTATTAAGCCAATCGGTGTTAAATGTCCAACGTGTAATGAAGGCGAAATTGTTGAACGTAAAAGTAAAACCAAACGTATTTTTTATGGATGTAACCGTTATCCAGAATGTGATTTCGTTTCTTGGGATAAGCCAATTAGTAGACCATGTCCAAAATGTAGTTCTTTATTGGTAGAGAAGAAATTGAAAAAAGGTATCCAAATTCAATGTACGAAATGTGATTATGAAGAAGCACCTTCGCAATAGGGCAGTACTTGTGCGAAAACATACTTGATTGGGAATAAAACATTGGAAAAATGTAAATAATCCATTAAAAAAGTAAAAACGTTAATAAATCAAAATTTTATGAATACTCAGACAATAAGTTTGATTTTTGCCTCTAAAAGTTGTTATAATTTTAGAGGCTTTTATTTATATACAAATTTAGGAAATTAATGCTTAATCATTAAGAATCCGCTATTATTTTCTAAATTGTTAACGATTAACTGTTTTTTTACAAAATTTATGCATTTATTACTTGATATATTTCGAAGTAAGGTATAGTGTCATAATGGGAGTTTTATTACGTAGTAATAGAATTTGTGTCAGCTCTTATATTAATCAATATGCTAACAATGTAAGTACTTAGAGTAATCTTTAAATAATTTGATTAAATTACATATATGTGTAAATAAAAAATTTGAAAGCATCGGTATATAGTTGGGAATTTGTAGCTGTTAGGATAATTAAACGAATACAAATAAGTGGTATTGGAATCTGTTGAATTGGGAGTGCTTGTAATGGGGATTGATATTGATATTGCCTTAGAACAATTTATCCGCTTTATGCAACTTGAACGAAATTTTTCCGTTCATACAGTTAGGGAGTATGTTTTTGATTTACAAGATTTTTTAACTTTTTGTAAATCAGAAGGTATAACGAACCTAGATGAAGTGGAATATTTACATGCACGATTATATGTAACTAAATTATATGATGAGAAAAAAGCAAGAACCTCCATATCAAGAAAAATATCCTCCATCAGATCTTTTTTCCGCTATTTAAATCGTGAGTATCGGTTGGATGACGCACCTTTTTCTTCGCTTTATCATCCCAAAAAAGAAAAAAGATTACCTAATTTTTTTTACGAGGAAGAACTGGCGAAATTATTTGAAGCCAATGTAGGTGACGATTTAAAATCGATTCGGAATACTGCTCTACTGGAGTTGCTATATGCCACAGGGATTCGTGTAAGTGAACTTACATCCATAGAAATAAGTGATATTGATTTAAATTATTCAATTTTAAGAGTAATGGGTAAAGGTAGAAAGGAGCGGATTGTGCCTTTTGGGCAATATGCTCATGACGCAGTAATAAGATATGTAGAAGAGGCTCGTCCAAAATTAATGAAAAGTAAGAAGCATGACCGTTTATTTGTAAACTTACGAGGTGAAAGTCTTACAGCTGGTGGAGTTCGTTTTATTTTAAAGGAAATGATAGAACAAGCATCTTTAAAAACAAAAATCTATCCGCATATGTTAAGACATACTTTCGCCACTCATCTATTAAATAACGGTGCAGATTTAAGAACAGTGCAGGAATTATTAGGACATTCTAGTTTGTCATCAACACAGGTATATACGCATGTGACAAAAGAACACCTTCGAAATACTTATATGAATGCTCATCCAAGAGCGTAATTTGAGGAGTGATACGATGGGACAATTTCATGCAACTACCATATTTGCAATTCATCATAATGGGAAATGCGCAATGTCAGGTGATGGTCAAGTAACTCTAGGGAATTCAGTAGTAATGAAACATACTGCTCGAAAAGTGAGAAAACTGTACCAAGGAAAAGTTTTAGCTGGATTTGCTGGATCTGTTGCAGATGCCTTTACGTTATTTGAAATGTTTGAAGCAAAGTTAAATGAGTACAACGGAAATTTACAAAGAGCTGCTGTTGAAGTTGCAAAACAATGGCGCGGTGATAAAATGCTTCGCCAATTAGAAGCGTTATTACTTGTAATGGATAAATCGACTCTTTTATTAGTCTCAGGAACTGGAGAAGTAATCGAGCCAGATGACGGCATATTAGCTATTGGTTCTGGTGGTAATTATGCTTTGGCAGCCGGTCGAGCATTGAAGAGTCATGCAGGAGATCAATTAACCGCTAAAGAAATAGCGGAAGCGGCATTAAAGGTTGCTGCTGACATTTGTGTATATACTAACCATAACATTATCGTGGAGGCGCTAGAAGAATGAATGAACAAAATTTAACGCCAAGACAAATAACTGAACATTTAAATCGATTTATAGTTGGACAAACTGATGCTAAACGAGCAGTTGCTATTGCATTACGCAATCGTTTTAGACGTTCTTTATTAAGTGACGAGATGAAGAATGAAATTATTCCGAAAAACATTCTAATGATTGGTCCTACAGGTGTTGGTAAAACTGAAATTGCTCGACGTATTGCGAAGTTAACAAATGCACCATTTGTAAAGGTAGAAGCAACAAAGTTTACAGAGGTTGGATATGTTGGACGTGATGTCGAATCAATGGTTCGAGATCTTGTTGAAGCTTCTAGAAGACTGGTAAAAGACGAAATGATGGAAGGTGTGAAAGGTCAAGCAGAGGCCTTAGCCAATGAGGCTATTGTTAAATTATTAGCACCTTCAAAGAAAAAGGGCAAAACGACACAAAACCCATTTGAAATGCTTTTTGGAGGTCAAAAAGCTGAAAAACCTCAAGATGAAATCGATCAAGACGAGGTTGAAGTCCGGTCAAAACGAACTCAAATAGCAGAAGACTTGAAAGCTGGAAAGTTAGAAGAAGAATGGGTAGTTATTGAGGTTACTGAGCAAAGTAACGCTTTCTTTGATGTTATGCCAGGTATGGGTCTTGATATGAGTTCATCAGGAATGCAGGATATGTTATCAAATCTTATGCCGAAAAAGAAGAAAAAAAGAAAAATGAAAGTGAAAGATGCAAGAAGAGTATTAACGATTGAAGAAGCGAACAAATTAATCGATTCTGATGAATTAAACTCGGAAGCAATCTTAAGGGCAGAGCAATCAGGTATTATCTTCATCGATGAAATTGATAAAATTGCTAGTCGCTCATCTTCTTCTACGGCAGATGTATCTCGAGAAGGTGTTCAAAGAGACATTCTACCTATTGTAGAAGGTTCAACTGTCACAACGAAATATGGTCCAGTGAAAACAGACTTTGTTCTATTTATTGCTGCTGGGGCATTTCATATGTCGAAGCCAAGCGATTTAATTCCTGAGCTTCAAGGGCGTTTTCCGATTCGTGTAGAGCTTGAAAAATTAACGAAAGAAGATTTTGTTCGTATTTTAAAAGAACCGGATCAATCATTGATTTTACAATATAAAGCATTGTTAGAAACGGAAGGGGTTTCAATTGAATTTACGGACGAAGCAATTGAAAGAATTTCCGAAATCGCTATAGATGTAAACCAAGAAACAGATAATATCGGTGCTAGAAGATTGCATACAATTTTAGAGCGCTTACTAGAGGAATTATCATTTGAAGCTTCAGAAATAGCGCCAGCACATATTGAAATTACACCTGCCTATGTTGATAAAAAATTAGGGGAAATTTCAAAAAATAAAGATCTATCACAATTTATCTTATAAAAGTTAAAACATTGTAAAAAAATAATTATAGAAACCTTTAGGAGGAACTATCCAATGAATTTATTAAGTAAAACACGTAAAATTAACTCCATGCTACAGGCATCAGCAGGAAAACCAGTTAATTTTAAAGAAATGGCAGATACGCTTGGTGATATAATCGATTGTAACGTCTTTATTGTAAGTAGAAAAGGTAAGCTATTAGGACTTTCAATTCATCAAACGATTGAAAATGAACGAATTAAAAAAATGTTTGAAGAACGTCAATTCCCAGAAGAATATACAAATAACTTGTTTAATATTACAGAATCATCTCCTAATATTGGAATTGATAGCGAATATACCGTTTTCCCAGTTGAAAATAAAGAATTATTCCAGCATGGATTAACAACGATTGTTCCTATTATCGGCGGTGGAGAACGTCTTGGTACTTTAATCTTAGCTCGTTTATCAGAACAATTTGAAGATGACGATCTAATTTTAGGTGAGTACGGTGCTACGGTAGTTGGTATGGAAATTTTACGTGAAAAAGCGGAAGAAATCGAAGAAGAAGCACGTAGTAAAGCTGTAGTTCAAATGGCTATCAATTCTTTATCATATAGTGAATTAGAAGCAATAGAACATATCTTTGAAGAACTAGATGGTAATGAAGGTTTATTAGTAGCTTCAAAAATTGCTGATCGAGTAGGTATTACACGTTCTGTAATTGTTAATGCACTACGTAAACTTGAGTCAGCGGGTGTTATTGAATCACGCTCACTTGGAATGAAGGGAACTTACATTAAAGTACTAAATGACAAGTTCTTAACTGCATTGGCAGAAATTAAAATGAAATAAGAATATAATAAAAAAGGTTTCATCTGGAAGATGAAACCTTCAGACTGTAGACAAACTCAAAAATTTGAGATTGTCTACAGTCTTTTTTCTATTTACAATACATATTAAGAAATCGTCGATTTCCGTTACAGGCGCTACGCTTTCCACGGGCACGGCCTCAGCCTTCTCCCTCGCTACGCTCAGTCCGGGTGCTTCGGCTCGTGCTGTTCCCGTAGGAGTCTTCGCGCCTTCCACTTCAATCGACTTATATCGGCTAATGCAACAGTGTAACGCTTCTAATACTCTGAGGTGATGATAACCATGATGACGAAAAATCAAATCAATGAACGTGAACAGTTTGAAATTCTAACTATTGAACAACTTGTACCAAAGGACCATCTGGTCCGTAAACTAGATGCTGCAATTGATTTTAAATTTATCTATCCATTAGTTGAACATCTATACTCCACTGTTGGAAGACCAAGTATTGATCCTGTTGTTCTATTTAAAATGACGTTTATTCAATATACATTCGGCATTCGTTCAATGCGCCAAACGATTAAAGAGATTGAAACGAATATGGCTTATCGTTGGTTCCTAGGATTCGGCTTTCATACAGAAGTTCCACATTTTTCAACCTTCGGTAAGAACTATGAACGTCGCTTTCAAGATACCGATATCTTTGAACAGATTTTTTACCGTATCTTAAAAGAGATTATGGACTGTGGTTTCTTATCAGAAGACCATGTTTTTATTGATTCTACACATGTAAAGGCAAGTGCTAATAAACGGAAGTATGATAAGAAACTTGTACGAAAAGAAACACGTGCTTATGAAGCGAAGCTTCAAGAAGAACTGAATATCGATCGTGAGGAAAACGGAAAAAGCCCTTTCCACCGGAAAAATTTGAAAATGACGAAATGAAAGAAATCAAAGAAAGTACTACCGATCCTGAAAGTGGTTACTATGTAAAAGATGAACGTACGAAACAGTTTGCGTATTCTTTTCATACAGCGACAGATGAAAGAGGATTTGTATTAGGCTCTATTGTCACTCCGGGGAATATACACGATAGTCATATGCTCCAGCCTTTAGTAGAAAAGATTATTGAACATGTCGGAAAGCCTGTAGCTGTGGTAGCCGATGCTGCTTATAAAACACCTGCGATTGCGAACTTTCTATTAGAGAATCAAATGTTACCTGTATTACCGTACACCCGCCCAAAAACAAAAGAAGGTTTCTTCCGTAAGCATGAGTTTGTTTATGATGAGTATCTTAATGCCTATATCTGCCCAAATAATCAGCTACTAAAGTACACTACGACAACTAAGGAAGGTTATCGCCAATACAAATCCAATCCAACGGTTTGTACGAATTGTCCTTTCATATCACAATGTACAGAAAATAAGAATCATATAAAGCTGATTCAACGACACATTTGGGAAGGGTACTTAGAGGAAACGGAACATCTGCGTCATCATTTTGAAGTAAAAAAGATATATGCAAAACGCAAAGAAACAATTGAACGTGTCTTTGCCGATGCTAAAGAAAAGCATGGTATGCGTTGGACAACCCTACGGGGCTTAAAAAAATTGTCCATGCAGGCGATGCTTACTTTTGCTGCTATAAATTTAAAAAGCTTGCCACTTGGACATGGAAAGCTGCATAAAACGAGATGAAAGCGTCTCATCGAGACGATTAATACCCGAAATCTGGTAATAATTTATACCTAAACGATTTTAAAAAGACAAAATACCTCGAGAGATGCAACTCTCGAGGTATTTTGTCAACACTCTGAAGGTTTCATCTGGAAGATGAAACCTTTTTTATTACAAAAATAATACATAGATGTTAAACAATGATATCTTTTTATTTCAAACAAATATATTATAATAATTTTTAGATTTAGAGTTGTCCCGGTTTTAAAATGTCGAATATAGGAATCTAGTTAGAGATAATTGAATAAAATATGAAATAAAGTAGAAAAATTAGTGCAATAAGACTATTAAAAAATGCCAAAAGGCAATAGACACATATGTTCATCTTATTTAAAATTGTATTTATGGATGTCATCAAAAAGTAATATTATTAAAAGGGGTGAAAAGTTTGAGTTTATTTGGAGGAACAATAAGCAGTTTAGAAAAAGGACTCAATTATGCTTCTTTGAAAAATAAGGCAATTGCTCAAAATATTGCAAATGTCGACACACCAAATTATAAAGCAAAAGATGTCAGCTTCAAACAAGTGCTGGCAGAGGAACAAGGAACGACAATTTCTGCAAATCGTACAAACACAAGACATTATGATTTTAAAATAGCTCAATCAAATTCTAAAGTATTTAATTACGAGAATTTCAGATATAGACATAACGGAAATGGTGTGGATATGGATGCTGAACAAGCAAGTTTAGCAGAAAATACAATCTACTATAATGCGTTGATTGATCGTATTAGTGGGAAATTGAACACATTAAACACTGTCATTAAAGGAGGTCGTTAGTCATGTCAATTTTTAAAAGTATGAATATAACAGCATCTGCTTTAACAGCTCAACGTTTAAGAATGGATGTAGTGTCATCAAATATCGCAAATATCGACACAACCCGCGCAAGACAAGTCAATGGCGAATGGGAGCCATACAGGAGAAAGACAGTTACATTATCTAGTGACGAAGGAAGATTTTCGAATTTTTTAAATGTAGCGATGGGGAAAAGCGGAACAGGTGAAGGTGTTAAAGTAACAGCTATTAATGATGATACTGAGACACCTTTTAAACTTGTTTATGACCCAACACATCCTGATGCGAATGAAGATGGATATGTTGAAATGCCAAATGTCGATTTATTAAAAGAGATGGTTGACCTAATGTCTGCAACAAGATCATATGAGGCGAACGTTACAGTTTTTAATGCAAATAAATCAATGCTTACTAAAGCTTTAGAGATTGGCAAATAACATAAAGGAACGGTGATTCATAAATGGCTATAAACTCAGTATCTTTAATGGCACCAACTCAAATCACAAATCAAGCAGCTAAATTATCTACACCATATGAAGCACAGCAAAATTTCTCAAACTTATTAAAAGATGCGATTTCATCTGTAAATAATCAACAGATGGAATCAGATGTGTTAACTCAGAAGTTAATTAATGGACAAGATGTGGAATTACATGAAGTAATGATTGCTGCTCAAAAAGCAAGTATTACATTGAATGCAACTATGGAAGTTCGGAATAAAGTAATCGATGCATACCAGGAGATTATGCGTATGTCAATATAATCTAACGGTTACAATCGAATATAAATTGTTGGTGTATTCAAAAGTACCGGAGGACTCATAATGAATGAACGATTGACAAAAGTGAAAACAGACTCCACACAATTTTGGAAGAGTCGAACGAAAAAACAAAAAGGCGCAATCATCGGGACACTATTAGGTGTCGTCGCATTAGCTGGAATTATAACATATTTCTTTACACGTACTACAATGGTGCCTCTATTTACAGAACTTTCAGCCTCTGAAACAGGTCAAATAGCAGAGGTCTTAAATACTCAAGGTGTTACATATGAGATTGCGCCTGGAGGTACAAACATTTTAGTACCAGAAGACCAAGTTGATAGTTTAAAAGTATCTTTGGCTTCACAAGGTTATCCGGAAACTGGTGAAATTAATAATTCATTTTTCACTGCAAACGCAGGTTTCGGTATGACTGATAATGAATTTGATGTCATTAAAAAAGCTGCAACAGAAACTGAGCTCGAAAATTTAATTAAACAAATTGATGGTGTTAAAAGTGCAAATGTGATGCTTGCAATACCAGAGCAAGGAGTTTTCTTAAACGATGCAGCACAAGAAGCAACTGCTTCGGTAATTTTAAATACTGAACCAGGACATCAATTTTCAGATGAACAAATAAAAACACTTTATAATCTTGTGTCAAAAAGTATTCCGAATTTAAGTACAGATAATATTACAATTTCAAATCAATACTCTGAGTACTACGATTTAGAATCAGCGTCAACAGGTTCAGGTTCAATTGACACTGTTGCAGGTCAGATGGAAGTCAAAAAGACGATTGAGCGAGACTTGCAAAGACAAGTTCAGCAAATGCTCGGTACTTTAATGGGGAACGATAAAGTTGTAGTGTCTGTGACAACTGATATTGACTTTAAACAGGAAAATCGTCAAGAAAATTTAGTTCAGCCTGTAGATGAAGAAAATATGTCAGGTATTGAAATTAGTGCACAGCGTATTACTGAGACCTATACCGGATCAGGTGCAGCCAATGGAACACCTGAAGCAGGAAATGTAACAGATAATTTCACTGATTATGCAGAAGGAACAACAGACAATGGTGAATATGAACGTATAGAAGAAACAATAAACTCTGATGTAAATCGAATCACAAAAGATATTCAAGAAAGTCCATACAAAATCAGAGATATTGGAATTCAAGTAATGGTTGAGCCACCAGTTCCTGACGATGCAGCTTCACTTTCTGAAGGCGTTAGAGACGATATCGAGCAAATCCTTGCCACAATTGTTAGAACTTCAATAGATAAAGAGGCAGCAGGTGAGCTGACAGCACAACAAGTTGAAGATAAAGTTGTCGTTTCAGTTCAACCATTCTTAGGAAATGATGCTACAGGTCTTGAGGAACAATCTCCTGCTATTCCATGGTGGGTTTGGGTTATCGGTGGAATTCTTGTTGTAGTAATTGTATTACTCGTAGTCATGTTGTTAGTTGGCAGAAGACGTAAACAAGAGGAACAAGAATTTGAAGTAATTGAAGAACAAAGAAGAGACTTGTTCGTGGAAGATATAAATGATGAAAAAGAAACAGAAAGTACCGTTCGCCGTAAACAGCTTGAAAAAATGGCGAAAGAAAAACCAGAAGACTTTGCAAAATTATTACGAAGTTGGATTACTGAAGATTAATGGGAGGGTTTAGCCGTGTCAAAAAAGGATAAAGAATTGTCTGGCAAACAAAAAGCTGCTCTTCTATTAATTTCGCTTGGACCTGAAGTATCTGCTTCAGTTTATAAACATTTGAATGAAGAAGAGATTGAACGATTAACACTAGAAATTTCTGGTGTGAAAAAAGTGGAGCCAGGTGTAAAAGAAGACATAATAGAAGAATTCCATAATATCGCTTTAGCCCAAGATTATATCTCACAGGGTGGTATTGGGTATGCGAAAACAGTATTGGAAAAAGCGTTGGGACACGACCAAGCACAAGCTATTATTAATCGTTTAACTTCTTCATTACAGGTGAGACCATTTGACTTTGCAAGAAAGGCAGATCCATCACAGATATTTAACTTTATTCAAAATGAGCATCCGCAAACAATTGCTCTAATTTTATCTTATTTGGATCCAGCTCAGGCGGGAGTTATTTTATCGTCTTTACCACAGGAAGTCCAAGCGGATATCGCAAAGCGAATTGCTATGATGGATTCAACTTCTCCTGAAGTTATTAGTGAAATTGAATCTGTACTTGAGCGTAAATTATCTTCTACGGTGACACAGGATTATACAGAAACTGGTGGTATTGATGCAGTTGTTGAAGTACTTAACGGTGTAGATCGTCAAACGGAAAAAACAATTTTAGATGCACTTGAGATTCAAGATCCTGAATTAGCTGAAGAAATTAAAAAACGCATGTTTGTATTCGAAGATATCGTTACATTGGACAACCGTTCTATTCAAAGAGTTATCCGAGATTGTGAAAATGAGGATCTATTACTTTCAATGAAAGTATGTAGTGATGAGGTAAAAGAAATTATATTCCGCAATATGTCTCAGCGTATGGCAGACAC
Above is a genomic segment from Lysinibacillus sp. PLM2 containing:
- the xerC_1 gene encoding tyrosine recombinase XerC yields the protein MGIDIDIALEQFIRFMQLERNFSVHTVREYVFDLQDFLTFCKSEGITNLDEVEYLHARLYVTKLYDEKKARTSISRKISSIRSFFRYLNREYRLDDAPFSSLYHPKKEKRLPNFFYEEELAKLFEANVGDDLKSIRNTALLELLYATGIRVSELTSIEISDIDLNYSILRVMGKGRKERIVPFGQYAHDAVIRYVEEARPKLMKSKKHDRLFVNLRGESLTAGGVRFILKEMIEQASLKTKIYPHMLRHTFATHLLNNGADLRTVQELLGHSSLSSTQVYTHVTKEHLRNTYMNAHPRA
- the hslV gene encoding ATP-dependent protease subunit HslV codes for the protein MGQFHATTIFAIHHNGKCAMSGDGQVTLGNSVVMKHTARKVRKLYQGKVLAGFAGSVADAFTLFEMFEAKLNEYNGNLQRAAVEVAKQWRGDKMLRQLEALLLVMDKSTLLLVSGTGEVIEPDDGILAIGSGGNYALAAGRALKSHAGDQLTAKEIAEAALKVAADICVYTNHNIIVEALEE
- the clpY gene encoding ATP-dependent protease ATPase subunit ClpY, with translation MNEQNLTPRQITEHLNRFIVGQTDAKRAVAIALRNRFRRSLLSDEMKNEIIPKNILMIGPTGVGKTEIARRIAKLTNAPFVKVEATKFTEVGYVGRDVESMVRDLVEASRRLVKDEMMEGVKGQAEALANEAIVKLLAPSKKKGKTTQNPFEMLFGGQKAEKPQDEIDQDEVEVRSKRTQIAEDLKAGKLEEEWVVIEVTEQSNAFFDVMPGMGLDMSSSGMQDMLSNLMPKKKKKRKMKVKDARRVLTIEEANKLIDSDELNSEAILRAEQSGIIFIDEIDKIASRSSSSTADVSREGVQRDILPIVEGSTVTTKYGPVKTDFVLFIAAGAFHMSKPSDLIPELQGRFPIRVELEKLTKEDFVRILKEPDQSLILQYKALLETEGVSIEFTDEAIERISEIAIDVNQETDNIGARRLHTILERLLEELSFEASEIAPAHIEITPAYVDKKLGEISKNKDLSQFIL
- the codY gene encoding GTP-sensing transcriptional pleiotropic repressor CodY; this encodes MNLLSKTRKINSMLQASAGKPVNFKEMADTLGDIIDCNVFIVSRKGKLLGLSIHQTIENERIKKMFEERQFPEEYTNNLFNITESSPNIGIDSEYTVFPVENKELFQHGLTTIVPIIGGGERLGTLILARLSEQFEDDDLILGEYGATVVGMEILREKAEEIEEEARSKAVVQMAINSLSYSELEAIEHIFEELDGNEGLLVASKIADRVGITRSVIVNALRKLESAGVIESRSLGMKGTYIKVLNDKFLTALAEIKMK
- a CDS encoding hypothetical protein (frameshifted, deletion at around 1316809), which gives rise to MMTKNQINEREQFEILTIEQLVPKDHLVRKLDAAIDFKFIYPLVEHLYSTVGRPSIDPVVLFKMTFIQYTFGIRSMRQTIKEIETNMAYRWFLGFGFHTEVPHFSTFGKNYERRFQDTDIFEQIFYRILKEIMDCGFLSEDHVFIDSTHVKASANKRKYDKKLVRKETRAYEAKLQEELNIDREENGKSPFHRKNLKMTK
- a CDS encoding hypothetical protein (frameshifted, deletion at around 1316809,1317523), whose translation is MKEIKESTTDPESGYYVKDERTKQFAYSFHTATDERGFVLGSIVTPGNIHDSHMLQPLVEKIIEHVGKPVAVVADAAYKTPAIANFLLENQMLPVLPYTRPKTKEGFFRKHEFVYDEYLNAYICPNNQLLKYTTTTKEGYRQYKSNPTVCTNCPFISQCTENKNHIKLIQRHIWEGYLEETEHLRHHFEVKKIYAKRKETIERVFADAKEKHGMRWTTLRGLKKLSMQAMLTFAAINLKSLPLGHGKLHKTR
- the flgB gene encoding flagellar basal body rod protein FlgB — its product is MSLFGGTISSLEKGLNYASLKNKAIAQNIANVDTPNYKAKDVSFKQVLAEEQGTTISANRTNTRHYDFKIAQSNSKVFNYENFRYRHNGNGVDMDAEQASLAENTIYYNALIDRISGKLNTLNTVIKGGR
- the flgC gene encoding flagellar basal-body rod protein FlgC, which gives rise to MSIFKSMNITASALTAQRLRMDVVSSNIANIDTTRARQVNGEWEPYRRKTVTLSSDEGRFSNFLNVAMGKSGTGEGVKVTAINDDTETPFKLVYDPTHPDANEDGYVEMPNVDLLKEMVDLMSATRSYEANVTVFNANKSMLTKALEIGK
- the fliE gene encoding flagellar hook-basal body complex protein FliE, whose product is MAINSVSLMAPTQITNQAAKLSTPYEAQQNFSNLLKDAISSVNNQQMESDVLTQKLINGQDVELHEVMIAAQKASITLNATMEVRNKVIDAYQEIMRMSI
- the fliF gene encoding flagellar M-ring protein, with the protein product MNERLTKVKTDSTQFWKSRTKKQKGAIIGTLLGVVALAGIITYFFTRTTMVPLFTELSASETGQIAEVLNTQGVTYEIAPGGTNILVPEDQVDSLKVSLASQGYPETGEINNSFFTANAGFGMTDNEFDVIKKAATETELENLIKQIDGVKSANVMLAIPEQGVFLNDAAQEATASVILNTEPGHQFSDEQIKTLYNLVSKSIPNLSTDNITISNQYSEYYDLESASTGSGSIDTVAGQMEVKKTIERDLQRQVQQMLGTLMGNDKVVVSVTTDIDFKQENRQENLVQPVDEENMSGIEISAQRITETYTGSGAANGTPEAGNVTDNFTDYAEGTTDNGEYERIEETINSDVNRITKDIQESPYKIRDIGIQVMVEPPVPDDAASLSEGVRDDIEQILATIVRTSIDKEAAGELTAQQVEDKVVVSVQPFLGNDATGLEEQSPAIPWWVWVIGGILVVVIVLLVVMLLVGRRRKQEEQEFEVIEEQRRDLFVEDINDEKETESTVRRKQLEKMAKEKPEDFAKLLRSWITED
- the fliG gene encoding flagellar motor switch protein FliG → MSKKDKELSGKQKAALLLISLGPEVSASVYKHLNEEEIERLTLEISGVKKVEPGVKEDIIEEFHNIALAQDYISQGGIGYAKTVLEKALGHDQAQAIINRLTSSLQVRPFDFARKADPSQIFNFIQNEHPQTIALILSYLDPAQAGVILSSLPQEVQADIAKRIAMMDSTSPEVISEIESVLERKLSSTVTQDYTETGGIDAVVEVLNGVDRQTEKTILDALEIQDPELAEEIKKRMFVFEDIVTLDNRSIQRVIRDCENEDLLLSMKVCSDEVKEIIFRNMSQRMADTFKEEMEIMGPVRLRDVEDAQTRIVAIIRRLEDAGEIIIARGGGDDVIV